In a single window of the Acyrthosiphon pisum isolate AL4f chromosome X, pea_aphid_22Mar2018_4r6ur, whole genome shotgun sequence genome:
- the LOC100574818 gene encoding cytochrome c oxidase assembly protein COX20, mitochondrial-like: protein MASISSDEDHKPLMFLGKDVSKIPCFRNSFLYGIVGGFTMGIGYFLCTSRTLRSTHFGFGSFVTISSVYW from the exons ATGGCGTCGATTTCGAGTGATGAAGATCATAAG cctTTGATGTTTTTGGGTAAAGATGTCTCAAAAATTCCATGCTTTCGGAACAGTTTCTTGTATGGCATAGTCGGAGGATTTACTATGGGAATCGGCTATTTTTTGTGTACAAGTAGAACATTAAGATCTACACACTTCGGTTTTGGTTCTTTTGTTACGATATCTTCTGTTTATTGGTAa